In the genome of Roseofilum reptotaenium CS-1145, one region contains:
- a CDS encoding DUF3685 domain-containing protein, with protein MSNSQPSSISLLLIVPSRIFRLGLQVALESYPEITVMAEVETPNEALTYLQAQRLSMSDRPGVGIIAIDTALETSLTQNALLRFCQTLKTSYPHYRLVLLTDPGTVSWQRTRAVGVDGYCPKTADRTQLVAMLKQVAMGESYQVSVDPSSSKGDRPSWWTRVKHRWYLWDIKAISDVEAKLKVQLNQPGLSVLERVVIRGRLRELFTARWCIHWLLAPRLEAVEFQETTENNGDRPNSGISPNQSLVPAQSSSSDPEWSESLIPISPRQQVLETTATHLQFQLNNLTHTPLELDILKPQKRQELLQVILEEWEVLLEDLKFSQIQGDQLLSKKLDFLRDLWSAVVTQFFGKYSRIMVKGAEVEIVPILLQDIDRIQAEYLEKVPLFIGLLNYLVYEIPLMIDNRLYAAGTPEAQKRAEMLTQNLIVQLGNSVVNPLLNHFADVVAVKQIFYDQELITSRKIERFRNDLSWKSRQQQWFGEPKAIFESQYSLLVLEARGIQKVSIYAPRREELDQLNGWSLVVTLMLEGRDAIAPRLQALVGSVGQVLIYVLTHIIGRGLGLVARGVLQGIGNSWSDSRLSGNGERPK; from the coding sequence ATGAGCAATTCTCAACCCTCTTCCATTTCCCTGTTATTAATCGTTCCCAGTCGGATCTTTCGGCTGGGACTTCAGGTGGCCTTGGAATCGTATCCTGAGATTACGGTGATGGCTGAAGTGGAAACGCCGAATGAAGCCTTAACCTATCTGCAAGCCCAACGGTTATCGATGAGCGATCGCCCTGGGGTGGGGATTATTGCGATCGATACTGCCCTAGAAACCTCCCTAACTCAGAATGCTCTCCTGCGGTTTTGTCAAACGCTGAAAACGAGTTATCCCCACTATCGGCTGGTTTTGTTGACCGATCCAGGGACAGTCAGTTGGCAAAGGACACGAGCGGTGGGTGTTGATGGCTATTGTCCCAAAACGGCAGATCGGACCCAGTTGGTAGCGATGCTCAAACAGGTGGCGATGGGAGAATCCTATCAGGTGAGTGTCGATCCATCTTCATCGAAGGGCGATCGCCCGTCCTGGTGGACTCGGGTAAAACATCGGTGGTATCTCTGGGACATCAAAGCGATCTCGGACGTAGAAGCTAAGTTAAAAGTGCAACTCAATCAACCGGGTTTATCGGTATTAGAGCGGGTTGTGATTCGCGGACGGCTGCGGGAACTATTCACTGCTCGATGGTGTATTCATTGGTTGTTAGCGCCCCGCTTAGAAGCGGTAGAATTTCAGGAAACGACAGAAAATAATGGCGATCGCCCCAATTCTGGAATCTCTCCAAATCAATCCCTCGTTCCTGCTCAGTCCTCCAGCTCAGATCCAGAATGGAGTGAATCCTTAATCCCCATTTCCCCTCGTCAGCAAGTCTTAGAAACTACGGCGACTCATCTACAATTCCAGCTCAATAATTTAACGCATACCCCCCTAGAGCTAGATATCTTAAAACCGCAAAAACGGCAAGAACTCTTGCAAGTCATTTTAGAAGAATGGGAAGTTCTACTTGAAGATTTAAAGTTTTCCCAGATTCAAGGCGATCAATTGCTCTCGAAAAAACTAGATTTCCTGCGCGATTTATGGTCAGCGGTTGTGACTCAGTTTTTTGGCAAATATTCGCGAATTATGGTCAAAGGGGCAGAAGTGGAAATTGTCCCCATTTTGTTGCAGGATATTGACCGAATTCAAGCAGAGTATTTAGAAAAAGTCCCCTTATTTATAGGCTTGCTGAATTATTTAGTCTATGAAATCCCCTTAATGATTGATAATCGCTTATATGCGGCAGGCACACCAGAAGCGCAAAAGCGAGCGGAAATGTTAACCCAAAATCTGATTGTTCAGCTCGGCAATAGTGTGGTTAATCCTCTTTTAAATCATTTTGCAGATGTCGTAGCAGTTAAGCAGATCTTTTACGATCAGGAGCTAATCACCAGCCGCAAGATTGAACGATTTCGGAATGATTTATCCTGGAAATCTCGGCAACAACAGTGGTTTGGCGAACCAAAAGCAATTTTTGAAAGTCAGTATTCCTTATTGGTTTTAGAGGCACGAGGGATTCAAAAAGTCTCCATTTATGCCCCCAGACGGGAAGAATTAGACCAGTTAAACGGGTGGTCTTTAGTGGTAACCTTAATGCTCGAAGGGCGCGACGCGATCGCCCCCCGACTACAAGCGTTAGTTGGCTCAGTCGGCCAAGTTTTAATCTATGTCCTAACCCATATTATTGGCAGAGGTCTCGGTTTAGTCGCGCGGGGAGTGCTGCAAGGAATTGGTAATTCTTGGTCAGACAGTCGGTTAAGTGGCAATGGCGAGCGGCCGAAGTAG
- a CDS encoding thylakoid membrane photosystem I accumulation factor produces the protein MLLNLIDRWKQTFVSGCLLLMVLCVTWLLGLGTPQAIAGMNVDTFDGNIFALYGGNGSLVPPRVAFEDSLKQDRATLLVFYLDDSRDCKQYASVVSQLQAYYGRIVDFVPLSVDQIIFDASTDPTQPAYYYKGKVPQTILFDRQGNRVFEETGNIAFEQVDDALRDLFDFPPRENTQPRVPKAVNELNTELAPN, from the coding sequence ATGCTATTGAATTTAATTGATCGATGGAAACAGACGTTTGTGAGTGGATGTTTGTTGCTGATGGTACTCTGTGTAACTTGGCTCTTGGGTTTGGGCACACCACAGGCGATCGCTGGCATGAATGTAGATACCTTTGATGGTAATATTTTTGCCCTCTATGGGGGCAATGGTTCCCTCGTTCCCCCTAGAGTTGCATTTGAAGATTCCCTAAAACAAGATCGGGCGACCTTATTAGTCTTCTATCTTGATGATAGCCGAGATTGCAAGCAGTATGCCTCAGTTGTCTCTCAGCTTCAGGCTTATTATGGGCGAATTGTTGATTTTGTGCCCTTAAGTGTGGATCAAATTATCTTTGATGCGAGTACAGACCCCACGCAACCGGCCTACTACTATAAGGGTAAAGTGCCCCAAACTATCCTCTTCGATCGCCAAGGTAACCGGGTTTTTGAAGAAACGGGTAATATCGCCTTTGAACAGGTTGATGATGCTCTGCGGGACTTATTTGATTTTCCCCCTAGAGAGAATACCCAACCGCGTGTTCCCAAAGCGGTGAATGAGCTAAATACGGAATTAGCCCCCAATTAA